A single region of the Flavobacteriales bacterium TMED191 genome encodes:
- a CDS encoding HupE/UreJ family protein: MRYFKIIFINLLXFISIXAFSHNPEDFIIAEIEQGQINFENDQIYQEYKEALKRQRIRRLGAMSLQKKSLIFIKSGFQHIIPKGLDHILFVLGLFFSCLKFRSLLILVTTFTIAHSITLILAGIGWIRLQGDVIEPLIALSIVWIAIENCIYKKSSRFRFLIVFVFGLLHGMGFASVLNHYGIPKDNFLQLLLSFNIGVEIGQLSIIILAFLLTKSILRQDYKIDKIKVPISIIIGIIGMFWFIERVFDI; encoded by the coding sequence ATGAGATATTTTAAGATTATTTTCATTAATCTATTATTNTTTATAAGTATAANGGCCTTTTCACACAATCCAGAGGACTTTATTATTGCAGAAATTGAACAAGGACAAATAAATTTTGAAAATGATCAAATTTATCAAGAATATAAGGAAGCATTAAAAAGACAAAGAATTCGTCGTTTGGGGGCAATGTCACTACAAAAAAAATCCTTAATATTTATTAAGTCAGGTTTTCAACATATCATACCTAAAGGCTTGGATCATATTCTTTTTGTATTAGGATTGTTTTTTTCATGTTTAAAATTTCGCTCACTACTAATTCTAGTAACTACATTTACAATTGCTCATAGTATAACATTAATTTTAGCCGGAATAGGTTGGATTCGACTTCAGGGAGATGTAATAGAACCACTTATTGCTTTATCAATAGTATGGATTGCAATAGAAAATTGCATATATAAAAAATCTAGCAGATTTAGATTCTTAATTGTATTTGTATTTGGATTACTTCATGGAATGGGTTTTGCATCTGTATTAAATCATTATGGAATACCTAAAGATAATTTTTTACAATTATTACTATCATTCAATATTGGTGTTGAAATTGGTCAATTAAGTATTATCATATTAGCCTTTTTATTAACAAAATCAATATTAAGACAGGATTATAAAATTGATAAGATTAAAGTTCCTATATCAATTATAATCGGAATAATAGGGATGTTTTGGTTTATTGAGAGAGTATTTGATATCTAA